In Gambusia affinis linkage group LG20, SWU_Gaff_1.0, whole genome shotgun sequence, the genomic window ataaatattggttgttattatcggcccagttttatttatcggGCCGATACCGATGTTGGTGATATGTAGCGTGTCCCTACTACCAGTAAACCGTTTTTGTCTATTTATGAGTactgtttacatctgttttaagatttttgacACAAGTATGATTTTACAAAGATAATTTTGTTATTCAAGTTGGTTTTAAAGGTAACATCAAGGCCCTAAACTTGTTCATTTGTGACTCTCAGATGTTTACTGAACCAAGTTTCTCTTCCACATGAAGAGGAAAGTTTGTTAGTTATTTTTGCGCTAGTTGTTTACATGTATAAACTTTTTGATTTTGCTGACTTTGACTTTAAATCTGGTGAATTGAAATCATAAACGCTCCGTGATCCCAGGTTACATGCCTTCCTGTATTTCAGGCGGTTGTAGCCACTGAGGGGCGGGTCAGGGTGGAGTCCAGGAAGGACATGAGCTGCTTTGTCATTGAGGGCGCCGAGAGAAACGATGAGGGAAACTACACCATCTGCGTCACCAATCCAGCAGGAGAAGACAAGGCTATGTTGTTCATAAAGATCGTGGGTAAgggaaaaatgtgttcatttattCTTAACTACCAACTACAGAGTTTAACAGCTGTAATCTGGCTCGGTTGGGGGAAAACTAACCTGTGTTGTTCCAGATGTGCCCGACCCGCCTGAGAACGTCAAGTGCACCGGAGTGGGTGAGGACTGTGCCACCATCGTTTGGGAACCTCCGAAATTTGACGGCGGTGCACCGATCAAAGGTAACGAAGTGAGTCTGAAGTTCTTAAACCCAAAAGAGACACAACTAAGATCTGGGCTTTCACTCCAACAGGTTAcctcatggaaagaaagaagaaaggctCGTCCCGATGGACGAAGCTCAACTTTGACGTATACGAACCAACTACGTACGAGGCCAAGAGGATGATTGAAGGAATCCTGTATGAAATGAGGGTGTTTGCTGTCAACAGCATCGGCTTGTCTCAGCCAAGTCTGAACTCTAAACCCTTCATGCCCATCGGTAGGTTTAACAACTGTCTGCACGTCGTCTTCCTCAGCCTCCATTTGTCGTTCCCTGTGGGTCTCACCCTGCTTTTCGCCGTGCCAGTCACTTATTCTGCCAAGTCTCTTGTTTTGTCACCTTCAGCCCCAACCAGCGAGCCGACGCGTCTGACGGTCCACGATGTGACAGACAGCACATGCAGCCTGAGGTGGCTCGCCCCGGAGAAGATCGGAGCCGGTGGGCTGGACGGCTACGTTATCGAGTACTGCAAGGAGGGAGGTATGACAGCCCCACGCTGCTGGCCGGAGCAGACTGGGAGAGGTTAAAACTTACTATGTGCTGCTTTATGTTGCTGCTGTTAGGCACCGAGTGGGTAGCCGCAAACACGGACCTGTGGGAGAAGCAGGGATTTGTGGTGCGTGGCCTCCCAGTGGGAGAGAAGATCAATTTCAGGGTGGTGGCAGTAAACATAGCCGGCCGCAGTCCGCCCGCGACTCTGTCACAGCCCGTTACCATCCGCGAGGTTGTTGGTGAGTGAAACGGCTTCAGATGAGAGCGAGTAAAAGAGACTTCATAGAACATGTCAGGGGTTTTAACTCACAGCCGTTAAAGCCAAGCACTCATGAAtgtgaagtttaaaataaaacagggcgtgctgtggtggcgtaagGGGTAACgcgacccacatatggaggccttcagtcctcgacgcggccgtcgcaggttcgattcccggacccggcaacatttgccgcatgtcttcccccctttcctgttggcctgctgtcatataagggacactagagccacaaaaagaccccctggggGGGtggggaataaataaataaaacggatTTCCTTTTAACCCTAAAGGCTCAAAATTATACATTCTGGTCCTACATCCCCACTCATATTTACTCAGATGACCTGTAgcaaactcaaagattaaaatgatattttcacTTGTCCACAAAATCATTTAAGTAAGAGTAAAATGTtattcaagtactgagtaactgatcaaaacagtaatttaatttttaaaaattacatcaaatggaccaaaatataaagtttggtgtaaatatttgaaagagcaaaataaaaataattcatagaattaactaaatacaaaataagaaaatcttttttccaaatcaattcttttcaataaaagcaaatcataaaactttaacaaaaactgcaggtttgtgtcTATCTGGTGaacttttgattaaaacatgtttgtttttcatttcagaaattttactaaGTAAAGTTTAAGTAAGAGTaaagatacttcataataaaattactcaagtaaaagctAAATGTACAGCGTAGTAAACCTAAAAATAACTCTCCTTTTCCTTTCCACATGGGTTGTTTGGACCTCCGTCATGGCGGAGTGGGCGGAGCTCTGGAGAGAGTGACGTCACTTTCAAAGGGTCGATAGCAGAAGCTTTTAATGGCTACTGAAAGCATGTAGTTGATGGGAAATTTGCAAAGAtacatttatcaaaatattaGTGGGTAGAGTCTGTATGAAGAACTTTCAAAACCctcaataaatgtaataaattgttgtttatGTAAATCCCCATAGATGTGTGTTGTGTTATCACTCCAGCCTAAAATACATCAAATCAACCCGCCTGCATTCATTCCcattataaatgaatataaTCATTTATACTATTATATTTAGAAGCCTACTGATTCAAAATGACCAATTAAATTAACAAAGCGCATTGTGCTTTAACTGGTGTTTTCCTTTCTGCCTCAGAGCACCCAAAGATCCGACTTCCACGTGAGCTGAGAACAAAATACATCCGGAAGGTTGGAGAAAAGATCAACCTGACCATCCCATTCCAGGTTAGATTCAGGACCAGCGCCAAACAGCCTGCgtttctttctgtttaactCTGCAACTCAACAATTATTGGCACTCATGTTTAAGACGAACACAAAAGGCTTAAAATAAATGGTTGTTATGGCGACTCGGTGACCCCTCGTTGCTACTCTTCCCTGTATTTCTTTAACAACGAGCGATGGATGTTTTCATTCCTCTGTGCCATGTTTCGTCTCACCTCAGGTCTGGAGCTCAAACAGGAAAACGACATGGCCTGTCCTCACTTTTCTTGGTTTTcacattcaaattaaaagtatatCTAGTTAATCCCAGgagagaaatgaaatgttgttgtaacaGGAGGGGCCCTGGTAGCAGTCCGTCTTGCAGCACATCTGAAGAGGTCTCTGACTGAAGAGCGTCGCTGTATTGCAGTATCATTTTACCAGATGATATTCCACACTAATATCCTGGATAGCACCTTCAGTTGTTAGCTAGCACTGCTAATCTACCGCCTTTGCTTTTGCTGCGCCTCTTTAAATCTACCTGGCTAGAAAACCGGgcagagagatgttggagttGGGGATATGATCCTGCCTGATGACGGTTTCATTTGCTcattctctctgtttttgttttctcttgaaTTTGGGGTTGTATGAGATTACGCTGCTGCAATCAAAGAtgaatttacaattttttagaCAGTTTGTCTACGAAGGCCTCAAAAAGTCTCAgcttgtgtaattttttttttcttgaattaatTTTCCTCTGGCTCACAGGGTAAGCCGCATCCCGTTGCAACTTGGCTGAAGGACGGCCAGCCGGTCGATCCCAAGATGGTGAACGTCCGCAACACGAACGTAGACAGCATCTTCTTCATCCGCTCTGCAGAGAGAGAGCACTCCGGGACGTACGAGCTGGTTCTCAAGATCGAGAACATGGAGGACCGAGCCGCCATCAACATCCGCATCATCGGTAAAGTCGACATCATTCAGAAAACATGGATGTGAAACTGGGAAAAATGGTTTTAACGTCGCTAAACTAACCCGAGCAGAGAAGGCGGGGCCTCCAGTGAATGTCAGGGTGACAGATGTGTGGGGGTTCAACGCCGCGCTGGAGTGGGAGCCCCCAAAAGACGACGGCAACTGTGAGGTCACCGGATACACCATCCAGAAAGCTGACATGAAGACTAAGGTAGACAAATTTGACCGAGTGATCCAAATGATCAACgtttcattcattcttttatttCCCCCCCATCAGGAATGGTTCACTGTTTACGAACACAACAGACGAACAAACTGCACGGTGTCCGACCTGATCATGGGTAACGAGTACATGTTCCGGGTCTACAGCGAGAACCTGTGCGGTCTGAGCGAGGAGCCGCGGATGAGCAAGAACACGGCCGTCATCCCTAAGACAGGTGAGGCTGTGTGTTCTCACTGCAGATccctaaaatgacaaaataaactgGGTTCTCTGTGCCATGTTTTGTCTCACCTCAGGTCTGGAGCTCAAGCAGGCTGCCTTTAAGGAAAAGGACATGGCCTGTCCTCCTAAGTTCACCCAGCCGCTGGTGGACCGGTCTGTTGTCGCTGGGTACAGCACCGCtatcagctgctctgtgagagGCTTTCCCAAGGTAACCCAGCCGGCTATAACAAgcttacaaaaatattagattttgtcacattacagccacagaattctaaatatgttattttatgtaatgATATGGCTGAAAACCATATCTCAGTCCATAGTTTGTTTTTGAGATATCAGCAGACCGTTCTCGTGATTTTCCTGTCTTATCCTGTTTCCTCTCGAGATGTTGCAACCGttttctcctttcactccacgctgttgtttttttagtttttattttcccctccagggggtcttttgtgggctctagtgtcccttatatgacagcaggctgacaggaaagggagagagaaaggggggaagacatgcggcaaatgtcgccgggtccgggaatcgaacccgcgatggccgcgtcgaggaccgaaggcctccaaatgtgggtcgcgctgtcccctacgccaccacagcacgccctgttttttttttttttttttaagcagttatgacaaaacctgaaactgctgctgcgcaagtgaCTCATcatgttgttgctaggcaaccaaagagcgagtgagttagttgatccCACTCACTTTGCTTAGCTAGCTAAAAAGGGTGGAGtggctaaagcctttcctctgcctacatcccccagaatgctgtgcggtctTGGACCAGGGTTTAGggaaattattgaattaaaaaaacacaaatatttgctcttgaaaaacaaaccCACTTTGATTCGTGTCACTAAGCTGCTCACAGTAACtgaatttaatcatattttcaattttagtGAAactctcattgaacaaacaCTGGAAATGGTTTGATCCATtctggaaagatggatggaaaaacatGTCAGGCTTTGGGTGCATGAAGCCTAATATGTAGTTCTGCATCTGTACTTGCAGTAAAAGGTTTTGGTACAAAGTGTTAACTTAAGCgactgaaaataaatccacactacattttccatattttgattttgtccaaaaagtttgaaaaccacGTTCTATGTGCCTTTCATCTCCCAGTGTTTTGTACATTGTGTTGGGCAACCAAACGACATCCAAGTAAAACACATAGGTTTTACATTGATTGTAATAAAGTCTTTACGTGCCACGAGCCAGTTCACTGCATCTCGGCATTCTGCACCTCCCAGCCCAAGATCGTATGGATGAAGAACAAAATGATCATCGGGGAAGATCCCAAGTTTCTGATGCAGAACAACCAGGGAGTTCTGACGCTCAACATCCGCAAGCCGAGCACTTTCGATGCAGGCAAATACTGCTGCATGGCGGTCAACGACCTGGGTCAGGATGCGGTGGAGTGCAAGCTGGACGTCCGAGGTAAGGACCGGCTGCAGAGGTGGGCGTGGCCGAAAAATGGTGGAAAAGTTATTTGTCACATAAATTCTTGGCTTcagttttgtaaatatatttaaaaggaaaCCTCGTGACTTAAAACAAGTAACCAGTGATCACCACTTTCACTTGGAAAgtgataaacatgtttttaatcctTTTATACTGAGCTGCTAGCTAAAGCAGTCCACACCAAACCAATGCAAACGTGACTTGCAGAATGGTGCAACCAGTGATACAGAAAACAACGCCAAGCTCAAAGATTATAGAATAATGTGCTTATGGCAAACTGTTTGTGGATTTAATCCACATCCTCAATATCAGACCAATGCTGGCTCACAGTTTGTCATACAAACAGCTCATCATTTATCAAACCACAGTAAATACCGCCAGGCTATTAAACAAAAGATTTAAGTAGTTTTACACCAGTGAAGGTTTTCCAGTTTATtccttttatttacaaatatggCCAGTCAGAcaaattttatgcatttatttttagattttactgtTGATTTGCTTCATTGACCTGCATTAGCATTTAGTGttgtactgtatttatttagcacCATGTATTATACAGAAATCTGCTGAAGTATTAGAGGAAAACTACctgaaacatgtttctttttatcaacCTGTTCTTGATCTTTTTATAACTTTCCAGCGTTTGATTCTAACCTAAGTGTTTCTGCTCCACAGTTGCCATAGAGCCGGAGAACAAATGAGGAGCTGAACTGCAGAGAATGTGAAATCATGTGAACCGAGCTGCAAATGAAGAGAGAATGTCACTATGAAGGATACAAGTTATTACCAGAGattcaaataaagtttattgaccTGCTCTACAGATTTTCCCTTACatcttatttctgtttaaatttctcAAATGT contains:
- the mybpc2b gene encoding myosin binding protein Cb isoform X4 — translated: MIKTLASPGGLHQQMLMQIYLHAAKPAEDGLPADGENQSTSLSGLFVEKPAENVVAVAGSDVTFVAKVDASTLTRKPTMKWLKGKWLDLCSKAGKHLQFKETYDRNTKIYTYEMKIIKVVAGDAGGYRCEVTAKDKCDSSTFEISVEAAQQENQADILSAFKRADAGEDEGDLDFSALLKATKKKKKQKEEPEIDVWELLKNAHPSEYEKIAFQYGITDLRGMLKRLKKMKEVQKPSEAFLKRLETCYSVEKGKKIVMSCEVLDPNVQVKWLKNGQEIKPSAKYVMEANGNIRTLTINKSNLSDDAAYECVVGEDKCSTEVYVKEPPITITKLMDDYHVVVGERVEFEIEVSEEGAHVMWSFEDQEITKDSSKFRFKKDGKKHTLIIQEATLDDAGMYHAWTNGGHTKGELEVEEKELEVLQDIADLTVRATDQAVFKCEVSDDKVTGKWFKDGVEVLPSERIKMTHTGRFHRLIIDDVKPEDAGDYTFVPDGYALSLSAKLNFLEIKIDYVPRQDPPKIHLDTTGNMVSQNTIIVVAGNKLRLDVEITGEPAPTVVWSKGEQAVVATEGRVRVESRKDMSCFVIEGAERNDEGNYTICVTNPAGEDKAMLFIKIVDVPDPPENVKCTGVGEDCATIVWEPPKFDGGAPIKGYLMERKKKGSSRWTKLNFDVYEPTTYEAKRMIEGILYEMRVFAVNSIGLSQPSLNSKPFMPIAPTSEPTRLTVHDVTDSTCSLRWLAPEKIGAGGLDGYVIEYCKEGGTEWVAANTDLWEKQGFVVRGLPVGEKINFRVVAVNIAGRSPPATLSQPVTIREVVEHPKIRLPRELRTKYIRKVGEKINLTIPFQGKPHPVATWLKDGQPVDPKMVNVRNTNVDSIFFIRSAEREHSGTYELVLKIENMEDRAAINIRIIEKAGPPVNVRVTDVWGFNAALEWEPPKDDGNCEVTGYTIQKADMKTKEWFTVYEHNRRTNCTVSDLIMGNEYMFRVYSENLCGLSEEPRMSKNTAVIPKTGLELKQAAFKEKDMACPPKFTQPLVDRSVVAGYSTAISCSVRGFPKPKIVWMKNKMIIGEDPKFLMQNNQGVLTLNIRKPSTFDAGKYCCMAVNDLGQDAVECKLDVRVAIEPENK
- the mybpc2b gene encoding myosin binding protein Cb isoform X5, yielding MPEPVPEAKPAEDGLPADGGSEADDDAEKNAAGQENQSTSLSGLFVEKPAENVVAVAGSDVTFVAKVDASTLTRKPTMKWLKGKWLDLCSKAGKHLQFKETYDRNTKIYTYEMKIIKVVAGDAGGYRCEVTAKDKCDSSTFEISVEAAQQENQADILSAFKRADAGEDEGDLDFSALLKATKKKKKQKEEPEIDVWELLKNAHPSEYEKIAFQYGITDLRGMLKRLKKMKEVQKPSEAFLKRLETCYSVEKGKKIVMSCEVLDPNVQVKWLKNGQEIKPSAKYVMEANGNIRTLTINKSNLSDDAAYECVVGEDKCSTEVYVKEPPITITKLMDDYHVVVGERVEFEIEVSEEGAHVMWSFEDQEITKDSSKFRFKKDGKKHTLIIQEATLDDAGMYHAWTNGGHTKGELEVEEKELEVLQDIADLTVRATDQAVFKCEVSDDKVTGKWFKDGVEVLPSERIKMTHTGRFHRLIIDDVKPEDAGDYTFVPDGYALSLSAKLNFLEIKIDYVPRQDPPKIHLDTTGNMVSQNTIIVVAGNKLRLDVEITGEPAPTVVWSKGEQAVVATEGRVRVESRKDMSCFVIEGAERNDEGNYTICVTNPAGEDKAMLFIKIVDVPDPPENVKCTGVGEDCATIVWEPPKFDGGAPIKGYLMERKKKGSSRWTKLNFDVYEPTTYEAKRMIEGILYEMRVFAVNSIGLSQPSLNSKPFMPIAPTSEPTRLTVHDVTDSTCSLRWLAPEKIGAGGLDGYVIEYCKEGGTEWVAANTDLWEKQGFVVRGLPVGEKINFRVVAVNIAGRSPPATLSQPVTIREVVEHPKIRLPRELRTKYIRKVGEKINLTIPFQGKPHPVATWLKDGQPVDPKMVNVRNTNVDSIFFIRSAEREHSGTYELVLKIENMEDRAAINIRIIEKAGPPVNVRVTDVWGFNAALEWEPPKDDGNCEVTGYTIQKADMKTKEWFTVYEHNRRTNCTVSDLIMGNEYMFRVYSENLCGLSEEPRMSKNTAVIPKTGLELKQAAFKEKDMACPPKFTQPLVDRSVVAGYSTAISCSVRGFPKPKIVWMKNKMIIGEDPKFLMQNNQGVLTLNIRKPSTFDAGKYCCMAVNDLGQDAVECKLDVRVAIEPENK
- the mybpc2b gene encoding myosin binding protein Cb isoform X7, with protein sequence MPEPVPEAKPAEDGLPADGGSEADDDENQSTSLSGLFVEKPAENVVAVAGSDVTFVAKVDASTLTRKPTMKWLKGKWLDLCSKAGKHLQFKETYDRNTKIYTYEMKIIKVVAGDAGGYRCEVTAKDKCDSSTFEISVEAAQQENQADILSAFKRADAGEDEGDLDFSALLKATKKKKKQKEEPEIDVWELLKNAHPSEYEKIAFQYGITDLRGMLKRLKKMKEVQKPSEAFLKRLETCYSVEKGKKIVMSCEVLDPNVQVKWLKNGQEIKPSAKYVMEANGNIRTLTINKSNLSDDAAYECVVGEDKCSTEVYVKEPPITITKLMDDYHVVVGERVEFEIEVSEEGAHVMWSFEDQEITKDSSKFRFKKDGKKHTLIIQEATLDDAGMYHAWTNGGHTKGELEVEEKELEVLQDIADLTVRATDQAVFKCEVSDDKVTGKWFKDGVEVLPSERIKMTHTGRFHRLIIDDVKPEDAGDYTFVPDGYALSLSAKLNFLEIKIDYVPRQDPPKIHLDTTGNMVSQNTIIVVAGNKLRLDVEITGEPAPTVVWSKGEQAVVATEGRVRVESRKDMSCFVIEGAERNDEGNYTICVTNPAGEDKAMLFIKIVDVPDPPENVKCTGVGEDCATIVWEPPKFDGGAPIKGYLMERKKKGSSRWTKLNFDVYEPTTYEAKRMIEGILYEMRVFAVNSIGLSQPSLNSKPFMPIAPTSEPTRLTVHDVTDSTCSLRWLAPEKIGAGGLDGYVIEYCKEGGTEWVAANTDLWEKQGFVVRGLPVGEKINFRVVAVNIAGRSPPATLSQPVTIREVVEHPKIRLPRELRTKYIRKVGEKINLTIPFQGKPHPVATWLKDGQPVDPKMVNVRNTNVDSIFFIRSAEREHSGTYELVLKIENMEDRAAINIRIIEKAGPPVNVRVTDVWGFNAALEWEPPKDDGNCEVTGYTIQKADMKTKEWFTVYEHNRRTNCTVSDLIMGNEYMFRVYSENLCGLSEEPRMSKNTAVIPKTGLELKQAAFKEKDMACPPKFTQPLVDRSVVAGYSTAISCSVRGFPKPKIVWMKNKMIIGEDPKFLMQNNQGVLTLNIRKPSTFDAGKYCCMAVNDLGQDAVECKLDVRVAIEPENK
- the mybpc2b gene encoding myosin binding protein Cb isoform X6; the protein is MPEPVPEAKPAEDGLPADGAEKNAAGQENQSTSLSGLFVEKPAENVVAVAGSDVTFVAKVDASTLTRKPTMKWLKGKWLDLCSKAGKHLQFKETYDRNTKIYTYEMKIIKVVAGDAGGYRCEVTAKDKCDSSTFEISVEAAQQENQADILSAFKRADAGEDEGDLDFSALLKATKKKKKQKEEPEIDVWELLKNAHPSEYEKIAFQYGITDLRGMLKRLKKMKEVQKPSEAFLKRLETCYSVEKGKKIVMSCEVLDPNVQVKWLKNGQEIKPSAKYVMEANGNIRTLTINKSNLSDDAAYECVVGEDKCSTEVYVKEPPITITKLMDDYHVVVGERVEFEIEVSEEGAHVMWSFEDQEITKDSSKFRFKKDGKKHTLIIQEATLDDAGMYHAWTNGGHTKGELEVEEKELEVLQDIADLTVRATDQAVFKCEVSDDKVTGKWFKDGVEVLPSERIKMTHTGRFHRLIIDDVKPEDAGDYTFVPDGYALSLSAKLNFLEIKIDYVPRQDPPKIHLDTTGNMVSQNTIIVVAGNKLRLDVEITGEPAPTVVWSKGEQAVVATEGRVRVESRKDMSCFVIEGAERNDEGNYTICVTNPAGEDKAMLFIKIVDVPDPPENVKCTGVGEDCATIVWEPPKFDGGAPIKGYLMERKKKGSSRWTKLNFDVYEPTTYEAKRMIEGILYEMRVFAVNSIGLSQPSLNSKPFMPIAPTSEPTRLTVHDVTDSTCSLRWLAPEKIGAGGLDGYVIEYCKEGGTEWVAANTDLWEKQGFVVRGLPVGEKINFRVVAVNIAGRSPPATLSQPVTIREVVEHPKIRLPRELRTKYIRKVGEKINLTIPFQGKPHPVATWLKDGQPVDPKMVNVRNTNVDSIFFIRSAEREHSGTYELVLKIENMEDRAAINIRIIEKAGPPVNVRVTDVWGFNAALEWEPPKDDGNCEVTGYTIQKADMKTKEWFTVYEHNRRTNCTVSDLIMGNEYMFRVYSENLCGLSEEPRMSKNTAVIPKTGLELKQAAFKEKDMACPPKFTQPLVDRSVVAGYSTAISCSVRGFPKPKIVWMKNKMIIGEDPKFLMQNNQGVLTLNIRKPSTFDAGKYCCMAVNDLGQDAVECKLDVRVAIEPENK
- the mybpc2b gene encoding myosin binding protein Cb isoform X8 — translated: MPEPVPEAKPAEDGLPADGENQSTSLSGLFVEKPAENVVAVAGSDVTFVAKVDASTLTRKPTMKWLKGKWLDLCSKAGKHLQFKETYDRNTKIYTYEMKIIKVVAGDAGGYRCEVTAKDKCDSSTFEISVEAAQQENQADILSAFKRADAGEDEGDLDFSALLKATKKKKKQKEEPEIDVWELLKNAHPSEYEKIAFQYGITDLRGMLKRLKKMKEVQKPSEAFLKRLETCYSVEKGKKIVMSCEVLDPNVQVKWLKNGQEIKPSAKYVMEANGNIRTLTINKSNLSDDAAYECVVGEDKCSTEVYVKEPPITITKLMDDYHVVVGERVEFEIEVSEEGAHVMWSFEDQEITKDSSKFRFKKDGKKHTLIIQEATLDDAGMYHAWTNGGHTKGELEVEEKELEVLQDIADLTVRATDQAVFKCEVSDDKVTGKWFKDGVEVLPSERIKMTHTGRFHRLIIDDVKPEDAGDYTFVPDGYALSLSAKLNFLEIKIDYVPRQDPPKIHLDTTGNMVSQNTIIVVAGNKLRLDVEITGEPAPTVVWSKGEQAVVATEGRVRVESRKDMSCFVIEGAERNDEGNYTICVTNPAGEDKAMLFIKIVDVPDPPENVKCTGVGEDCATIVWEPPKFDGGAPIKGYLMERKKKGSSRWTKLNFDVYEPTTYEAKRMIEGILYEMRVFAVNSIGLSQPSLNSKPFMPIAPTSEPTRLTVHDVTDSTCSLRWLAPEKIGAGGLDGYVIEYCKEGGTEWVAANTDLWEKQGFVVRGLPVGEKINFRVVAVNIAGRSPPATLSQPVTIREVVEHPKIRLPRELRTKYIRKVGEKINLTIPFQGKPHPVATWLKDGQPVDPKMVNVRNTNVDSIFFIRSAEREHSGTYELVLKIENMEDRAAINIRIIEKAGPPVNVRVTDVWGFNAALEWEPPKDDGNCEVTGYTIQKADMKTKEWFTVYEHNRRTNCTVSDLIMGNEYMFRVYSENLCGLSEEPRMSKNTAVIPKTGLELKQAAFKEKDMACPPKFTQPLVDRSVVAGYSTAISCSVRGFPKPKIVWMKNKMIIGEDPKFLMQNNQGVLTLNIRKPSTFDAGKYCCMAVNDLGQDAVECKLDVRVAIEPENK